A single region of the Ziziphus jujuba cultivar Dongzao chromosome 10, ASM3175591v1 genome encodes:
- the LOC107411110 gene encoding probable serine/threonine-protein kinase PBL10 yields MGVCLSSRVKAESPCNTGVNSNCVSTDGNFSSTSSNVLSLSVPPTPRSEGEILQSSNVKRFSFADLKMATRNFRPDSVLGEGGFGSVFKGWIDENSFTAAKPGTGMVIAVKRLNQEGFQGHKEWLAEVNYLGQLYHPNLVKLIGYCLEEEHRLLVYEFMPRGSLENHLFRRGSYFQPLSWKLRLKVALGAAKGLAFLHSAETKVIYRDFKTSNILLDSNYNAKLSDFGLAKDGPTGDKSHVSTRVMGTYGYAAPEYLATGHLTARSDVYSFGVVLLEMLSGRRAIDKNRPSGEHNLVEWAKPYLANKRKIFRILDNRLEGQYSMEGAYKAANLALRCLSAEAKFRPNMDEVVTALEQLHDSKESGGNRNNPTNGQRMRRRSADDVNINKRAVSSYPRPSVSPLYA; encoded by the exons ATGGGGGTTTGCCTGAGCTCCCGAGTCAAAGCTGAGAGCCCATGTAATACAG GGGTAAATTCAAACTGTGTTAGTACGGATGGAAACTTCAGCAGTACAAGCAGCAATGTCTTATCACTTTCAGTTCCTCCAACACCAAGGAGTGAGGGTGAGATTTTGCAGTCCTCCAATGTGAAGAGATTTAGTTTTGCTGATCTCAAAATGGCCACCAGGAATTTTCGGCCTGATAGTGTGCTAGGAGAGGGTGGTTTTGGTTCAGTCTTTAAGGGGTGGATTGATGAGAATTCATTTACTGCTGCAAAACCTGGGACTGGCATGGTTATTGCTGTGAAAAGGCTTAATCAAGAAGGTTTTCAGGGTCATAAGGAGTGGTTG GCAGAAGTGAATTATCTTGGGCAGCTTTATCACCCTAATCTTGTTAAACTGATTGGCTATTGCTTGGAAGAGGAACACCGGCTTCTGGTGTATGAATTCATGCCTCGAGGCAGCTTGGAAAATCATTTGTTTAGAA GGGGTTCATATTTTCAGCCTCTTTCTTGGAAACTACGCTTGAAGGTCGCTCTTGGTGCTGCAAAGGGCCTTGCTTTTCTTCACAGTGCAGAAACTAAAGTGATATATCGGGACTTCAAGACTTCTAACATCCTTCTGGATTCA AACTACAATGCCAAACTTTCTGATTTTGGATTGGCAAAGGATGGGCCAACCGGTGATAAAAGCCATGTCTCTACCAGGGTGATGGGGACCTATGGATATGCAGCACCAGAATATCTAGCCACGG GCCATCTAACTGCAAGGAGTGACGTATATAGTTTCGGAGTGGTCTTATTAGAAATGTTGTCTGGTCGGAGAGCAATTGACAAGAATAGACCTTCTGGAGAGCACAATCTGGTGGAGTGGGCAAAACCTTATCTGGCAAACAAACGTAAGATCTTTCGCATTTTAGACAACCGTCTTGAAGGCCAGTATTCAATGGAAGGTGCCTATAAAGCAGCTAACCTTGCGTTGAGATGCTTATCAGCAGAGGCCAAGTTCAGGCCTAACATGGATGAGGTTGTAACAGCTTTAGAGCAACTACATGATTCTAAGGAATCTGGAGGTAATCGGAACAACCCAACCAATGGCCAAAGAATGCGTAGACGAAGTGCTGACGATGTTAATATCAATAAAAGGGCCGTAAGTTCTTATCCTCGGCCCTCCGTTTCTCCTCTCTATGCTTAG
- the LOC107410989 gene encoding serine/threonine-protein kinase PCRK1, whose protein sequence is MKCFHFTNGERRDDEDGVVSRLSKVSWARSLSVASSTVDTTRRSEFDSDSRDLSDSVSFYEFLSQRRANDLRVFSFSELKSATRGFSRALMVGEGGFGCVFRGVVRVPEDEITDGSPSKMDVAIKQLNRSGFQGHKEWINEVNFLGVVKHPNLVKLIGYCAEDDERGIQRLLVYELMRNKSLEDHLLARMPSPLPWMTRLKIAQDSARGLAYLHEEMDFQLIFRDFKTSNILLDEDFNAKLSDFGLARQGPPEGMSHVSTSVVGTVGYAAPEYVQTGKLTAKSDVWSFGVVLYELITGRRAVERNLPRSEQKLLEWVRPYISDSKKFHLIVDPRLEGEYCIKSAYKVASLANRCLLKQPRSRPKMSEVVETLGNIINETSSQEAALEPVNETEEAKEENVGDSEPESGKQGNNYLKKVFDIRDFVNLRNKSIGKLDWRNWTPGMIRTW, encoded by the exons ATGAAGTGTTTCCATTTTACCAACGGAGAGAGGCGGGACGACGAGGACGGTGTCGTTTCGAGGTTATCGAAGGTGTCGTGGGCACGCTCTCTCAGCGTTGCTTCAAGCACCGTGGATACCACTCGCCGCTCCGAGTTTGACTCGGACTCTAGGGACCTTTCCGACTCGGTTAGCTTCTATGAGTTCCTGTCTCAGCGGAGAGCTAATGATCTGCGGGTGTTTTCCTTCTCGGAGTTGAAATCGGCGACTAGAGGGTTCAGCAGGGCGTTGATGGTTGGGGAAGGAGGGTTTGGGTGCGTGTTTAGAGGGGTGGTTAGGGTTCCTGAGGATGAGATTACTGATGGCTCTCCTTCTAAAATGGACGTTGCTATCAAACAGTTGAATCGTAGTGGCTTCCAG GGGCATAAAGAGTGGATAAATGAAGTGAACTTTTTGGGTGTTGTGAAGCACCCAAATCTTGTGAAATTAATAGGATATTGTGCAGAGGATGATGAAAGAGGGATCCAACGGCTTTTGGTCTATGAACTTATGCGTAATAAAAGCTTGGAAGACCATCTTTTGGCTCGAATGCCATCACCTCTTCCATGGATGACGAGATTAAAAATTGCACAAGATTCAGCCCGAGGGTTGGCTTATCTTCATGAAGAAATGGATTTTCAG CTAATATTTCGggattttaaaacatcaaacaTTCTTCTGGATGAGGATTTCAATGCAAAACTTTCAGATTTTGGACTGGCTCGACAAGGACCTCCTGAAGGGATGAGTCATGTTTCAACATCA GTTGTGGGCACAGTTGGCTATGCGGCTCCAGAGTACGTCCAGACTGGGAAGCTGACTGCTAAGAGTGATGTTTGGAGCTTTGGTGTGGTTCTTTATGAGCTCATCACAGGAAGGAGAGCAGTAGAGAGAAACCTACCGCGAAGTGAGCAGAAGCTCTTGGAGTGGGTGAGGCCTTACATTTCAGACTCGAAGAAATTCCACCTTATTGTAGACCCTCGACTTGAAGGAGAGTATTGCATTAAATCAGCTTACAAGGTTGCATCCTTAGCTAACAGATGTCTACTAAAACAGCCAAGGTCTCGTCCTAAAATGAGTGAGGTGGTTGAGACTTTGGGAAACATTATCAATGAGACTTCTTCTCAAGAAGCTGCCCTTGAACCTGTTAATGAAACCgaagaagcaaaagaagaaaatgtagggGACAGTGAACCCGAGTCTGGTAAACAAGGAAACAATTACCTAAAGAAGGTGTTTGATATAAGAGATTTTGTCAACTTAAGAAATAAATCCATTGGGAAATTAGATTGGAGAAATTGGACTCCCGGAATGATAAGAACTTGGTAA
- the LOC107410997 gene encoding triosephosphate isomerase, cytosolic encodes MARKFFVGGNWKCNGTTDEVKKIVTFLNKAEVPSEDIVEVVVSPPFVFLPVVKSLLRSDFHVAAQNCWVRKGGAFTGEISAEMLVNLSIPWVILGHSERRLILNESNEFVSDKVAYALSQGIKVIACVGETLEQRESGSTLAVVAAQTKAIAEKVSNWANIVLAYEPVWAIGTGKVATPAQAQEVHAELRKWLHDNAGAEVAASTRIIYGGSVNGANCKELAAQPDVDGFLVGGASLKPEFVDIIKSATVKKNN; translated from the exons ATGGCTAGGAAATTCTTCGTCGGCGGAAATTGGAAATGC AATGGGACAACGGACGAGGTGAAAAAGATTGTCACCTTTTTAAATAAGGCTGAAGTTCCATCGGAAGATATTGTGG AGGTTGTTGTAAGCCCTCCATTTGTGTTTCTTCCTGTGGTGAAGAGTTTGTTGCGGTCGGATTTCCATGTTGCTGCTCAGAACTGTTGGGTTCGTAAGGGTGGTGCTTTTACCGGGGAGATTAG TGCTGAGATGCTTGTCAATTTGAGCATTCCTTGGGTCATTCTTGGTCATTCTGAAAGAAGGCTTATTTTAAATGAGTCAAATGAG TTTGTTTCGGATAAAGTTGCATATGCACTTTCTCAAGGCATAAAAGTTATTGCTTGTGTTGGGGAGACCCTGGAGCAGCGGGAATCTGGATCTACTCTGGCTGTTGTTGCTGCACAAACAAAAGCAATTGCTG AGAAGGTATCGAATTGGGCTAATATTGTTTTAGCCTATGAGCCAGTTTGGGCCATTGGAACTGGGAAGGTTGCAACCCCTGCTCAGGCTCAGGAA GTCCATGCTGAATTGAGGAAATGGCTTCATGACAATGCTGGTGCTGAAGTTGCTGCATCAACCAGAATCATCTACGGAG GTTCTGTGAATGGAGCAAACTGCAAAGAATTGGCGGCTCAGCCAGATGTTGATGGATTTTTGGTCGGTGGAGCTTCTCTAAAG ccGGAGTTCGTCGACATTATAAAGTCTGCCACGGTGAAGAAGAATAACTGA